The bacterium region CGATGGTCTATCTATAGGCCAGCACGACCTTACATCCTCATCAGAATCGAAAAGGTCGTAAACTGTATCGGGCCATCTCCCATTCGTTTCATAGTAAGACACTGCTATTTCCCAAATTTGCTTAAGGATGGTTTTTGCCTCGGATAACTTACTTCTTTTCGCAGCTTTTGAGAACCTCGGTATAGCAATAGCTGCCAATATACCGATTATAACGACTACTATCATTAACTCGATGAGTGTAAAAGCTTTCTTGCCTTTTGTCATATTTGTTTGCTTTTCGGTTTTGTGTCACACTTTTGCAACAAAAAGGCGGGGTCAAAGCCCCGCCTTGGGAGAACGCGCAGATTACATCTCTATTACTTCCAATTAACGGTTATATTACCGTTCTGGTCGATCGTCACACTTGTAACCTTGTTTATAAGCGCTTGGTCTGCGATTTCTCTTGAGCTTGCTGCACTCGTTCCGGTAGCGCCAACCGGAACCGCTTCTGCAGCGAATCCATCCGTTCCACCTGTAGTAACATTATACTGGAACCTTGCCTTGCCCGATGGTGTGGATATCGGAACACCGACATCCGTCCATGTCGACAGGTTGTCGAAGAGGTCAGTTACTGTGGGTGGATATTGACCGTTTTCCTCATAGTAAGTTTGAGCAGCAGTCCAGATTTGCTTGAGAACTGGTTTAGCCTCGCTTACTTTGCTCTTCAGCGATGCCTGCATGAATCGAGGAATCGCCAAAGCAGCAAGTATGCCAATGATCACCACAACGATCATTAGCTCGATTAGTGTGAAACCTTTCCTCATCATTCACCTCCTTTAGAATATAATTTTCTACCTGCGATTCTTTATGTGCAAAGGCCGTGCCAACTGTCTATCGAGCGCTTAGTTTACTTTTTTCAAGGCGGGGCGCCTTTTTGGGGGTTATGATTTTTTTATTTAATTAATACATTTTGCAAAATGCAAAAAATTATTCCCCGTACTTGAAGTATGCCGCGCAGGCACCCTCACTTGAGATCATACAGGGTCCCTGAGGATGAGAAAGAGTGCATGCAGTGCCGAAAAGCTCGCAATCGGTGGGTTTTGCAGCACCAAGTATAACTTTGTCGCACAAGCAGGCGGGGTTGTCCTGCACATCCGAAAATTCGGGTATCGTAAAACGCCTTTCTGAATCGAAGCTGGAGAATTCTTCTCTAATGCGTAGCCCTGAGTTGCTAAGCATACCCAGTCCTCGCCACGATGAATCACACGGAATGAAAACTTGCTCTATAAGCTCCAAAGCGTGTTCGTTACCGTTCTCTCTAACGACTCTCGTGTAGGCATTGGATATTCGTGGTTTTCCTGACATGATAATCCTTATGAGTTCTGCGACGCCCTCAATTATGTCGCCATCCTCAAAACCAGTTATCGTCCCGGGTTTGCCGAATTTTTCGGCAATGAATTCATAGGCTTTTCTACCTATTATAGCGCTAACATGACCCGGAAGAATGAAACCATCGATGCTAAGCTCGTCTGATGATGCTATGTATTCCAGCGGTCGCGGAATAGTTTTGAGCCCGCAGAGAACTGAAAAATTCTCTAATTTTCTCCTTTCAGCCTCCAATATAGCGCCAGCTATAGTTGGCGCAGTGGTTTCAAAACCTATGCCAAGAAAGACGACATGATTCTCTGAATTCAAGCTCGCGAACTCCAAAGCATCCATCGGTGAGTAAACTACCCTGATGTCGCAGCCTCTCGCTTTAGCTTTGAACAGCGAATCATCGCCAGCGGGAACTTTCATCATGTCTCCGAATGTTGCTACCGTGCATCCGTTTTCAGCAAGCCATATTGCTTTTGCGACAAAGTTCGCTGGTGTAACGCAGACAGGACAACCAGGTCCTGAGATAAGCTCAACTTCGCCTTTAAGAAGTGGTCTTATGCCCATTCTGGAAATCGCGACAGTGTGGGTTCCGCAAACTTCCATAAGCCTTATGGGCAGTCGTTCCTTGGGGAGCTTTTTGATGAGAGCTTTTATAGTTTTTAAATCGCCTATCATAGTTTTCTGCGCGAAAATATAAAATTTTACGATATCTATAGA contains the following coding sequences:
- the hypD gene encoding hydrogenase formation protein HypD, translated to MVFLCKNLLSIDIVKFYIFAQKTMIGDLKTIKALIKKLPKERLPIRLMEVCGTHTVAISRMGIRPLLKGEVELISGPGCPVCVTPANFVAKAIWLAENGCTVATFGDMMKVPAGDDSLFKAKARGCDIRVVYSPMDALEFASLNSENHVVFLGIGFETTAPTIAGAILEAERRKLENFSVLCGLKTIPRPLEYIASSDELSIDGFILPGHVSAIIGRKAYEFIAEKFGKPGTITGFEDGDIIEGVAELIRIIMSGKPRISNAYTRVVRENGNEHALELIEQVFIPCDSSWRGLGMLSNSGLRIREEFSSFDSERRFTIPEFSDVQDNPACLCDKVILGAAKPTDCELFGTACTLSHPQGPCMISSEGACAAYFKYGE
- a CDS encoding prepilin-type N-terminal cleavage/methylation domain-containing protein, with the translated sequence MTKGKKAFTLIELMIVVVIIGILAAIAIPRFSKAAKRSKLSEAKTILKQIWEIAVSYYETNGRWPDTVYDLFDSDEDVRSCWPIDRPSGKARFQYDIVVGGTAGFRAEAVPLGKATGGIFNPQREMIDHSLDDVSPIIIYEDGRLEGGM